The DNA segment GGTGACGAAAGGGATATCATCAGACCTCAACCCCGTCAACGGTCCTTGGCGCCACCTCATCGATCAGCCGCTCGATGTCCTCGGATTCGATGGTTACCTCCATGTTCCCCAGGGCGGCCTTGCCCTCGGACAATGACACGCGTTTCACGAACGCCGCCTGTTTGTTCAGAGAAAGGTTCGTGAAGCTGGCGGAGGCCCCGGAGAGAAGACTTTTCCTGACGGAATCCAGGATCTTCTGGTTCCGGATCAGGGTCTTGAACCGTTCCAATGTGGCGGTCTTGGCGGTGACCTCGTCCTGTCCGACGATGATTTCGCTTTCCGGAAAGATGTTCAGAATTGCCGTCCTGACCTTCTCCGGGTCCTCGGTGGGCCTCAAAGGCGTCCTGATGGTAACTAGGGGCATGACCGGAACATCGAAATGAAAGTATTAAAGGCAGGCCTCACATGACATTTGCCGTGAACCGGGAGTACGTTGTCGATGAGCTGGCCAAGGAGGGATATCTGCTTGATGCTGATGCGGAGGAGTTCATCCTGGCCAAGAACGACCCGCTTGATTTTGCCCGGGATGCCATTTCACGATTGATGACCCGGCCCCTGGTGGTCACGATGCGGGACCTTCGGACCGTCTGCCAGGTGGATTCGATCGACGCGCTGACGCAGGTCAAGGCACACCTGGAGGACATCGGGCCGAGGGAGTACTGCGACGGTGACGTGATCGTGCTCAAGGACATCACCGGCGCTTCCCATTGCGTCGGCAGCATCGATGGTTTCTCACACTACTTCATGGACCGGTTCAATTCCGTCCGGGGAATGCTGCAGAAACGCCGGGATATGAGCGGTTCCACCACCATCAGCCGGGTCTCCGACCCCAATCGCATGATGGTAGAGAAGGAGATCAAGGTCATCGGGATCGTCAATGAGGTGAAGGAGACAAAGACCGGCGACCACATCATCGAGTTCGTGGATGAGACGGGACGCATCACCGTGATGCTCGGTAAGGACGCAAAAGGTGGCAACGACTCCATCCTGAACGATGAGATCGTCGGGATCATCGGTAAACCGGCCCGCAGGGTTGGCGGATCATACGAAAAGGGAGGGTCCGGGGTCAAGATGACGGCCACCGAAATCGTCCGCCCGGACGTTCCCATCAGCAGCGGCATGCCGCGGTCCGATTCGTCTTCCATAATCGGGTTCATGTCCGATATCCATGTGGGGAGCAAGACGTTCCTCGGCACTGAGTGGGGAAGGATGATGGACTGGCTCAAGACCGAAGCGGTCGATCTTGGCATGAACTATCTTCTGATCCCGGGGGATGTCGTTGACGGTATCGGCATCTATCCCGATCAGGAGAAGGAACTGGACGTGGACGACATATTCGGTCAGTACCACGTTCTGGCCGAGTATCTGAAGGATATCCCTGATTCGATCAAGGTCATCGTACAGCCTGGAAACCATGACGCGGTCAGGCCGGCCGAACCGCAGCCAGCTTTCGAGGGCGAGTTCGCCAAGATGTTCGATTCCAACGCGATCCTGATCGGCAACCCGTGCTATCTCAAGATAGAGGGAAGGACCATCCTGTCGTATCACGGCAAGAGTTTCGATGACCTCATGTCCTCGGTGAAGGGGCTGAACTATTCCAAGCCGATCGAGGCGATGAAGGAGATGCTGAAACGGAGGCACATGGCGCCGATCTACGGCGGAAAGACACCGCTGGCACCGGAACCCAGGGACATGCTGGTCATCGACACCGTTCCGGACATCTTCGTCACCGGCCACGTTCATGGCGCCGGACTATCACATTATAAAGGCGTCCGTCTGATCAACGCTTCCACCTGGCAGTCGCAGACCTCGTTCCAGAAGATGCACAATTTCAACCCCGACCCGGCAAAGCTCTACCTGGTGCACCTGGGCACCGGCGAGACTGACATGCAGAGCTTTATGTTCTAAGAATAGGTGAAATGGTTTTTCTCATCCTAGTTGAGACCGCCATTCACGATCTCGTACAGGATGAAGATGCAGCCCAATAGCAACATCCCGTAGGAAACGTATTGGGCCAGGCGGAAAAGATGCTCCCGGCCTTCCGGGGTCGTCATCGAGAAGTAACTCTCGATCCGCTGGAACATTATTTCGCTACCTGCGCCTTCTGCTTGATGCGCTTGAGCCTGAAGATGTTCTCCCTTTCCATTTCCTCGAGCCTCATCTTGATGAAGGCCTCGGCTTCCTGGTATTCGGGGATCACCTTGAACTCGAGCGCGTTCACACGGCGCTTGGTCTTCTCGATCTCGTCGAGCAGCTTCTTCATCGTTGTTTCGATCTCTGCCGCTTCGATGAGGGTCTCGACCAAGTTCTCGAACGCCTTGGCCGCTTCGTCGATGTAGACCGAGGTTCCGATCACACCGTAACCACGCTTGTCCATCGGGGTACGGATGCTGTTGGCCTCGATCTCCGGGACGACCAGCCCCATGACGTTCTTGCTGCGCAGCGTAATCTCCGGGTGAAGCTTCAGGGCGAAAGCGGAGGACTGGACCGCGATGGCGCCATCGACCGCCTTGGCTATGGCGATCTTCTCCATCGCTGTATGGTAGTCTTTGTCGATCTTCTCCCGGATCTGCTTTGCCTGCTCCAAGATCTTGAAGAACTCCAAGATCAGGCCGTCCCGCTTCATCTTCAGGATCTTGTGGCCGGTCTTGGAGAACTTGATCTTCTTCTTGATCTCGAGGAGTTCTGACCGGGTGGGCTTCACTTCACGCGCTGGCATTTTTCATCAGCTCTGTTTGTGGGCCGGGTGGTACTTGTCGATGTACTTCTTGTCGATCCTGGTCAGCTGCCTCTCGTCGAGGTGCGCCAGCAGTTCCCAGCTAAGGTTCAGCGTGGTCTCGATGTCCCTGTCCTCGTCCCTGCCCTGACGCACGAAGCGCTTCTCGAACAGGTCTGCGAACTCCAGGAACTTCTTGTCACGCTCGGAGAGTGCATCCTTGCCGACGATGGCCACGAGACCTCTCAGGTCCTTGCCCTCCGCATATGCGGCGTAGCACTGGTCGGACACTGCCTTGTGGTCCTCACGGGTCTTGCCCTTTCCGATACCCTCGTTCATCAGCCTCGACAGGGAGGTCGAGACATCGACCGGGGGATAGATACCGGCACGGACCAGTTCCCTCTTCGCCACGATCTGGCCTTCCGTGATGTATCCGGTAAGGTCCGGGATCGGGTGGGTGATATCCTCACCGGGCATGGACAGGATCGGGATCTGGGTGATGGAACCCTTCTTTCCCTTAATACGTCCAGCACGTTCGTAGAGAGTCGCAAGGTCGGTGTACATGTACCCTGGGTATCCGCGACGGCCGGGCACCTCTTCTCTGGCAGCGCCGATCTGTCTCAGCGCCTCGCAGTAGTTGGTGATGTCGGTCATGATGACCAGCACATGGTATCCCAGCTCGTAGGCGAGGTACTCTGCGGTGGTTAGAGCCAATCTCGGCGTGATGATACGCTCGATGGCCGGGTCGTCGGCGAGGTTCATGAAGACGACGGCCTTTTTCAGCGCGCCGGTCCTTTCGAAGTCCTTCATGAAGTAGTTCGCTTCTTCGTTGGTGATACCCATGGCGGCGAAGACCACTGCAAACTCTTCGTTAGAGCCCAGCACCTTTGCCTGCCTGGCGATCTGCAGCGCGATCTCATTGTGCGGCAATCCGGACGCAGAGAAGATCGGGAGCTTCTGGCCCCTGACCAGGGTGTTCATACCATCGATGGTCGAGATACCGGTCTGAATGAACTCGGACGGGGAGTCACGGGCCCACGGGTTGATGGCCGCCCCGTTGATGTCCAAGCGCTTCTCCGGCACGATGGCCGGGCCACCGTCCAGGGGTTCTCCGGAACCGGACAGGATCCTGCCCAGCATGTCCCGGGAAACGGGCATCTTCATGGTCTCTCCGGTGAACTTGGCACCGCAGTTCTTGTCGATACCGGATGTTCCTTCGAAAACCTGGATGACGACGTAGTCCTTGGAGGTGTCCAGCACCTGTCCCTTCTTCTCAGTTCCATCCGCCATCGTGACGACGGCGATCTCGTTGAATCCGATCGGCTCGGTCTTCTGGACGAACACCAGCGGACCGGCGATCTGCGAAACCGTGTGATACTCTTTGGATGCCATTTACTTCGCCCCCAGTGCTTCGAAATCCTTGTCCATTCCGGCCATGATTGCTTCGAGATCCTGGTCCACCGTCGGCTCCAGCTTTGCCCTCTGGAGTCTGGACCTGATGGGCATGTTCGAGATGGTCTCGACGGATATCTCGTTCTCGACCGCCTTCTCGGCGCGGTCCGAGAACATCTTGATGGTCTTGAGGTAAGCGTACTGCCGTTTCAGCGGGGAGTAGGTGTCCACCGGGTGGTAGGCGTTCTGCTGCAGGAAGACCTCGCGGATCGTCCTTGCCACTTCGAGAACGAGTTTCTGTTCCTCGGGAAGCGCGTCGGAACCGACCAATTGCACGATCTCCTGGAGCTCTGCTTCTTTCTGCAGGAGCTCGGTGGCCCAGTTCCTTAGCTCGGGGAAGTCCTCGGCCACGTTCGACTTGTACCATCCGTCCAGCTGACCAGCGTACAATGAGTACGAAGTCAGCCAGTTGATGGCCGGGAAATGCCTCCTCTCACGGAGCTTGGAGTCCAACGCCCAGAAGACACGGACGATACGCAGTGTGTTCTGAGTGACCGGCTCGTTCAGATCTCCGCCTGGCGGAGAGACCGCACCGACGACAGAGATCGACCCGGTTTCGCCCGCGACGGTGGTGATACGTCCGGCACGCTCGTAGAACTCGGACAGCCTGGCGGACAGGTAAGCGGGATATCCTTCCTCGCCTGGCATCTCTTCCAGCCTGGAGGAGATTTCTCTCATTGCCTCTGCCCATCTGGAGGTCGAGTCTGCCATCAGCGAGACGTTGTAGCCCATGTCCCTGTAGTATTCAGCGATGGTCATTCCCGTGTAGACCGAGGCCTCACGGGCCGCGACCGGCATGTTGGAGGTGTTGGCGATAAGGACCGTCCTGCCCATCAACGGCTTTCCGGTCTTAGGGTCGTCCAGGAACGGGAAGGTCGTAAGCACTTCGGTCATCTCGTTGCCGCGCTCACCGCAGCCTATGTAGACCACGATCTCCGCGTCGGACCACTTGGCCAGTTGTTGCTGGGTGACGGTCTTTCCGGTACCGAATGCACCGGGGATGGCGCCAGTACCGCCCTTGGTGAGCGGGAACAGCGTGTCCATGATCCTCTGCCCGGTGACGAGCGGGGTGTCCGGGGCGGTCTTGACGCTGAACGGCCTTCCGACACGGACCGGCCATTTCTGCAACATCGTGACCTTCTTGCCGCCGATGAGGGCAACTGGGTCGTCAACGGTGAATTCCCCTCCTCTGATCTCCTCAACAACGCCGGAGATTCCTGGCGGGACCATGACCTTGTGGATGATGGACCTTTCCGGGACAGTGCCGATTATCTGTCCGGATACGACCTTGTCGCCCTTCTTGACGATGGGCGTGAAGGGCCACTTAACGTTGTGGTCCAATCCTGGTGCTGAGACACCCCTCTGGATGAAGTCGCCCATCTTTTCCATTAGGACCGGTAACGGCCTCTGGATACCATCATAGACGCTTCCCAGCAATCCCGGGCCCAGCTCTGCGACGAGGGGCTGTCCGGTATCGATGACCTTCTCTCCCGGTGCTATGCCGGCGGTATCCTCGTATACCTGGATGATGGTCTTGTCACCAACGATCTTGATGACCTCGCCCATCAGGCCTTCCTTGCCGACCTGCATAACGTCATACATCCTCGGGGTGATGCCGGTTGCCGTCACGACAGGTCCCGCAACTCTATAGATTTCGCCTTCCTTTGCCATAATAACCCCTCATTACTTGTACAGATCCACGCCAATTGCTCTCTTGACCTTCTCTCTAAGGTCGCCTTCTTTCGCGCCCACCATTACGACGACCGGGGCGATGGATTCCGTCGCCTTCTTCCGGCCGATAGGGCTCAACAGTTCAGTATCAACA comes from the Methanomassiliicoccales archaeon genome and includes:
- a CDS encoding V-type ATP synthase subunit D — its product is MPAREVKPTRSELLEIKKKIKFSKTGHKILKMKRDGLILEFFKILEQAKQIREKIDKDYHTAMEKIAIAKAVDGAIAVQSSAFALKLHPEITLRSKNVMGLVVPEIEANSIRTPMDKRGYGVIGTSVYIDEAAKAFENLVETLIEAAEIETTMKKLLDEIEKTKRRVNALEFKVIPEYQEAEAFIKMRLEEMERENIFRLKRIKQKAQVAK
- a CDS encoding V-type ATP synthase subunit A translates to MAKEGEIYRVAGPVVTATGITPRMYDVMQVGKEGLMGEVIKIVGDKTIIQVYEDTAGIAPGEKVIDTGQPLVAELGPGLLGSVYDGIQRPLPVLMEKMGDFIQRGVSAPGLDHNVKWPFTPIVKKGDKVVSGQIIGTVPERSIIHKVMVPPGISGVVEEIRGGEFTVDDPVALIGGKKVTMLQKWPVRVGRPFSVKTAPDTPLVTGQRIMDTLFPLTKGGTGAIPGAFGTGKTVTQQQLAKWSDAEIVVYIGCGERGNEMTEVLTTFPFLDDPKTGKPLMGRTVLIANTSNMPVAAREASVYTGMTIAEYYRDMGYNVSLMADSTSRWAEAMREISSRLEEMPGEEGYPAYLSARLSEFYERAGRITTVAGETGSISVVGAVSPPGGDLNEPVTQNTLRIVRVFWALDSKLRERRHFPAINWLTSYSLYAGQLDGWYKSNVAEDFPELRNWATELLQKEAELQEIVQLVGSDALPEEQKLVLEVARTIREVFLQQNAYHPVDTYSPLKRQYAYLKTIKMFSDRAEKAVENEISVETISNMPIRSRLQRAKLEPTVDQDLEAIMAGMDKDFEALGAK
- a CDS encoding DNA-directed DNA polymerase II small subunit, translated to MTFAVNREYVVDELAKEGYLLDADAEEFILAKNDPLDFARDAISRLMTRPLVVTMRDLRTVCQVDSIDALTQVKAHLEDIGPREYCDGDVIVLKDITGASHCVGSIDGFSHYFMDRFNSVRGMLQKRRDMSGSTTISRVSDPNRMMVEKEIKVIGIVNEVKETKTGDHIIEFVDETGRITVMLGKDAKGGNDSILNDEIVGIIGKPARRVGGSYEKGGSGVKMTATEIVRPDVPISSGMPRSDSSSIIGFMSDIHVGSKTFLGTEWGRMMDWLKTEAVDLGMNYLLIPGDVVDGIGIYPDQEKELDVDDIFGQYHVLAEYLKDIPDSIKVIVQPGNHDAVRPAEPQPAFEGEFAKMFDSNAILIGNPCYLKIEGRTILSYHGKSFDDLMSSVKGLNYSKPIEAMKEMLKRRHMAPIYGGKTPLAPEPRDMLVIDTVPDIFVTGHVHGAGLSHYKGVRLINASTWQSQTSFQKMHNFNPDPAKLYLVHLGTGETDMQSFMF
- a CDS encoding V-type ATP synthase subunit B, which codes for MASKEYHTVSQIAGPLVFVQKTEPIGFNEIAVVTMADGTEKKGQVLDTSKDYVVIQVFEGTSGIDKNCGAKFTGETMKMPVSRDMLGRILSGSGEPLDGGPAIVPEKRLDINGAAINPWARDSPSEFIQTGISTIDGMNTLVRGQKLPIFSASGLPHNEIALQIARQAKVLGSNEEFAVVFAAMGITNEEANYFMKDFERTGALKKAVVFMNLADDPAIERIITPRLALTTAEYLAYELGYHVLVIMTDITNYCEALRQIGAAREEVPGRRGYPGYMYTDLATLYERAGRIKGKKGSITQIPILSMPGEDITHPIPDLTGYITEGQIVAKRELVRAGIYPPVDVSTSLSRLMNEGIGKGKTREDHKAVSDQCYAAYAEGKDLRGLVAIVGKDALSERDKKFLEFADLFEKRFVRQGRDEDRDIETTLNLSWELLAHLDERQLTRIDKKYIDKYHPAHKQS
- a CDS encoding RNA-binding domain-containing protein: MPLVTIRTPLRPTEDPEKVRTAILNIFPESEIIVGQDEVTAKTATLERFKTLIRNQKILDSVRKSLLSGASASFTNLSLNKQAAFVKRVSLSEGKAALGNMEVTIESEDIERLIDEVAPRTVDGVEV